The following proteins are co-located in the Mesorhizobium shangrilense genome:
- a CDS encoding aldehyde dehydrogenase family protein, which produces MRECTGQSCNAPSRILVARPLYEEFLSRMTEAARNTKVGPPKVNEG; this is translated from the coding sequence CTGCGAGAGTGCACGGGACAGAGCTGCAACGCGCCCAGCAGGATCCTCGTTGCGCGGCCTCTCTATGAAGAATTCCTCTCCCGGATGACGGAAGCCGCCCGCAACACCAAGGTCGGCCCACCGAAAGTCAATGAGGGGTAG
- a CDS encoding Lrp/AsnC family transcriptional regulator, which produces MDDLDRRILTEVQRSNRLSFAELAELVGSSAASCMRRVNKLRAEGVIVADISLVDPKALCKSLAVVVTVELDPERLDLVDDSSARCGQPGMLSNAIWSRATPISSDRGGRGCEAFDVFVKTKLYTNPNVRKFKSMITLDRVKFEPRITVWLSAGYAESRHTGPLFCMSNIG; this is translated from the coding sequence GTGGACGACCTAGATCGAAGAATCCTTACAGAAGTGCAAAGGAGCAATCGGCTTTCCTTTGCCGAACTCGCGGAGCTCGTCGGTTCTTCGGCCGCCTCATGCATGCGCCGAGTGAACAAGTTGCGTGCGGAGGGCGTGATCGTCGCGGATATCTCGCTCGTGGATCCGAAGGCTCTTTGCAAATCGCTTGCCGTTGTCGTCACAGTAGAGCTTGACCCCGAACGTCTGGACCTTGTCGATGATTCAAGCGCGCGATGCGGGCAGCCAGGGATGTTATCCAATGCTATATGGTCACGGGCGACGCCGATTTCGTCTGATCGTGGCGGTCGAGGATGCGAAGCCTTCGACGTCTTCGTCAAGACGAAGCTCTATACTAACCCCAATGTCCGAAAATTTAAGAGCATGATCACGCTTGATCGTGTCAAGTTCGAGCCGCGGATTACGGTGTGGCTTTCGGCTGGTTACGCTGAAAGTCGTCACACCGGGCCGCTTTTTTGTATGTCTAACATCGGATAG